In Massilistercora timonensis, the following are encoded in one genomic region:
- the gpmI gene encoding 2,3-bisphosphoglycerate-independent phosphoglycerate mutase, whose product MSKKPTVLMILDGYGLNECEKGNAVAEAKTPVMDQLMKEYPFVKGNASGMAVGLPEGQMGNSEVGHLNMGAGRIVYQDLTKITKAIQDGDFFENKALLSACENVKANDSSLHLMGLVSDGGVHSHIEHIYGLLELAKRQGIGKVYVHCFLDGRDTPPASGKEYVEQLEAKMKELGVGEVATVMGRYYAMDRDNRWDRVEKAYRALVYGEGEQAVSGPAGIQASYDKDTTDEFVLPTVVMKDGKPTATVKEKDSIIFFNFRPDRAREITRTFCDDEFTGFDRGERVKTTYVCFTEYDVTIENKEIAFVKEEITNTFGEYLAAHGLKQARIAETEKYAHVTFFFNGGVEEPNEGEDRILVKSPKVATYDLKPEMSAYEVCDKLTEAIRSGKYDVIIINFANPDMVGHTGVEAAAIKAIEAVDECVGKAVAAIKEVDGQMFICADHGNAEQLIDDETGEPFTAHTTNPVPFILVNADPAYRLREGGCLADIAPTLIQLMGMEQPKEMTGKSLLI is encoded by the coding sequence ATGAGCAAGAAACCAACAGTATTGATGATCCTGGACGGATACGGACTGAATGAGTGTGAAAAAGGCAATGCGGTGGCTGAGGCGAAGACGCCGGTGATGGACCAGCTGATGAAGGAGTATCCCTTTGTAAAGGGCAATGCCAGCGGGATGGCGGTAGGACTTCCGGAAGGACAGATGGGAAACTCTGAGGTGGGACACCTGAATATGGGAGCCGGCAGGATCGTTTATCAGGACCTGACTAAAATCACCAAGGCTATCCAGGATGGAGATTTCTTTGAGAATAAAGCTCTTCTTTCCGCCTGCGAGAATGTGAAGGCTAACGATTCCAGCCTGCATCTTATGGGACTGGTGTCCGACGGCGGTGTGCACAGTCATATCGAGCACATTTACGGGCTGCTGGAACTGGCGAAGCGCCAGGGCATTGGGAAGGTTTACGTACACTGTTTCCTGGACGGAAGAGATACCCCTCCGGCATCTGGCAAAGAGTATGTAGAGCAGCTGGAAGCGAAGATGAAGGAACTGGGCGTAGGAGAAGTGGCTACGGTGATGGGCCGTTACTACGCTATGGACCGGGACAACCGCTGGGATCGTGTGGAGAAGGCTTACCGGGCGCTGGTGTACGGCGAGGGCGAGCAGGCAGTGAGCGGACCGGCAGGGATCCAGGCTTCCTACGACAAGGATACCACCGATGAGTTTGTGCTGCCCACCGTTGTGATGAAAGACGGGAAACCCACGGCTACGGTAAAGGAGAAGGATTCCATCATCTTCTTTAACTTCCGCCCGGACCGGGCAAGAGAGATCACCCGTACCTTCTGTGATGACGAGTTCACAGGATTTGACCGGGGCGAGCGGGTGAAGACCACTTATGTATGCTTCACAGAATATGATGTGACCATTGAGAATAAAGAGATCGCTTTCGTAAAAGAAGAGATCACCAATACCTTTGGAGAATATCTGGCGGCTCACGGCCTGAAGCAGGCGCGGATCGCGGAAACAGAGAAATATGCTCACGTTACCTTCTTCTTCAACGGAGGCGTAGAAGAGCCAAACGAGGGCGAGGACCGGATCCTGGTGAAATCCCCCAAGGTTGCCACCTATGATCTGAAGCCGGAGATGAGCGCTTATGAAGTGTGCGACAAGCTGACCGAGGCCATCCGCTCCGGGAAATATGATGTGATCATCATCAATTTCGCTAATCCGGACATGGTAGGACATACCGGAGTAGAGGCGGCGGCTATCAAGGCCATCGAGGCGGTGGATGAGTGCGTGGGCAAAGCAGTTGCGGCCATCAAAGAAGTGGACGGTCAGATGTTCATCTGCGCGGACCACGGAAACGCAGAGCAGCTCATTGACGATGAGACCGGCGAGCCATTTACGGCCCACACCACCAATCCGGTGCCGTTCATCCTGGTGAACGCCGATCCGGCTTACCGCTTAAGAGAAGGCGGCTGCCTGGCAGACATCGCTCCCACACTGATCCAGCTGATGGGTATGGAGCAGCCAAAAGAAATGACCGGAAAATCGTTGTTGATCTAA
- a CDS encoding alpha/beta hydrolase: MRYLEIPIQVEGSLEYAKLETYLLDTPTEKIRIQKRPMVVICPGGGYEKLSYREGEPLAVHFLDQGYHACVLRYSVAPARFPTPLLELGEVMKLIRARAEEWQVDTDHILLHGASAGGHLIGMLGVFWKKEWLAKELHTSADVLRPAGLMFSYPVVTSSEPEGHLGSFCNLLGEDFEKEKEHFSLEEQVTGDTPPSFIWHTATDETVPVENSFLLAMALKKAGVPVELHIFPEGPHGLSLASPLVERLDGSGVEEGCQCWIKLADAWMKRLCGRE; this comes from the coding sequence ATGAGATATCTTGAGATACCCATACAGGTGGAAGGTTCTTTGGAATATGCAAAGCTTGAGACCTATCTTCTGGATACGCCCACGGAGAAGATCCGGATCCAGAAGCGGCCCATGGTGGTGATCTGCCCGGGCGGAGGGTACGAGAAGCTGAGTTACCGGGAGGGTGAGCCTCTGGCGGTGCATTTCCTGGATCAGGGTTATCACGCCTGTGTGCTGCGGTACTCTGTGGCTCCGGCCAGATTTCCAACCCCTCTTCTGGAGCTGGGAGAAGTGATGAAGCTGATCCGCGCCAGGGCGGAGGAATGGCAGGTGGATACCGATCATATCCTGCTCCACGGGGCATCGGCAGGCGGTCATCTGATCGGCATGCTGGGGGTGTTCTGGAAGAAGGAGTGGCTGGCGAAGGAGCTTCATACATCGGCGGATGTGCTGCGGCCGGCAGGGCTGATGTTCAGCTATCCGGTGGTCACATCGTCAGAGCCTGAGGGCCATCTGGGGAGTTTTTGCAACCTGCTGGGAGAAGATTTTGAGAAGGAAAAAGAACATTTTTCCCTGGAGGAGCAGGTGACCGGGGATACGCCCCCGTCTTTCATATGGCATACAGCCACAGATGAGACAGTGCCGGTGGAGAATTCCTTCCTTCTGGCAATGGCGCTTAAGAAAGCAGGTGTTCCGGTGGAACTGCACATTTTCCCGGAAGGGCCCCATGGGCTGAGTCTTGCGTCCCCGCTTGTGGAGCGGCTGGACGGGTCCGGGGTGGAAGAAGGCTGCCAGTGCTGGATTAAGCTTGCGGACGCCTGGATGAAGCGTCTGTGCGGCAGGGAGTAG